In one window of Nicotiana tabacum cultivar K326 chromosome 12, ASM71507v2, whole genome shotgun sequence DNA:
- the LOC107761341 gene encoding calcium uniporter protein 4, mitochondrial-like gives MALRRALAKRLNNTLKRDPLPSVTGLDHSQNHSTPTKTSKISPVPAKSPESIDSALFRRFLQKREINHAARLPEFLSIPMGDKLREKLRSMNVTGERIRFEGLAPPAPATETADFPAETMGRITVNDARKILRFSQLEKVRSRLREIPMNSISYSKFVEICSEVCSNREQGLEFAKMLDESGSVIVFSDVVLLRPHQVAKSMDKIISESIASPNDPRRRELENMEKQKALIDQKAQSLVKGELYCGLGFLILQTLGFMRLTFWELSWDVMEPICFFVTSFHFALAYGFFLRTSKEPTFEGFFQRRFKVKQKKLIKIHNFDLEKYNKLREAFYPTYYNQPYYGFSSSSIMQEV, from the exons ATGGCGCTTCGTCGGGCTTTAGCGAAACGCCTAAACAATACCCTGAAGAGGGACCCACTTCCATCGGTAACGGGTCTAGATCATTCTCAAAATCATTCCACACCAACCAAAACCAGCAAAATATCGCCAGTTCCGGCGAAGTCGCCGGAGTCTATTGACTCCGCCTTATTCCGCCGGTTCCTCCAAAAAAGAGAAATCAACCATGCAGCTAGACTGCCGGAATTTTTATCTATTCCTATGGGAGATAAATTGAGAGAAAAATTGAGGTCTATGAATGTTACCGGAGAAAGGATTAGATTCGAAGGACTAGCTCCACCTGCTCCGGCGACGGAGACGGCGGATTTTCCGGCGGAGACGATGGGAAGAATAACGGTGAATGATGCTAGGAAAATTTTGAGGTTTTCACAGTTGGAGAAAGTGAGATCGAGACTTAGAGAGATACCGATGAACTCCATTTCCTACTCCAAATTTGTTGAGATCTGTAGTGAAGTTTGTAGCAACAGAGAACAGGGTTTGGAGTTTGCAAAGATGTTGGACGAGTCAGGCAGCGTCATCGTTTTTAGTGACGTCGTTTTGCTCCGTCCCCATCAG GTGGCAAAATCAATGGACAAAATAATATCAGAATCGATAGCATCACCAAACGACCCAAGAAGAAGAGAACTTGAAAATATGGAAAAGCAAAAGGCCTTAATTGATCAAAAGGCCCAATCACTAGTCAAAGGCGAACTTTATTGTGGGCTGGGCTTTCTAATTCTTCAAACATTGGGCTTTATGAGGCTAACATTTTGGGAGCTGAGTTGGGATGTAATGGAACCCATTTGCTTCTTTGTTACCTCATTTCACTTTGCCCTTGCTTATGGATTCTTCCTAAGAACATCAAAAGAGCCTACATTTGAAGGGTTTTTCCAAAGACGTTTCAAAGTGAAGCAAAAGAAGCTAATTAAGATTCACAATTTCGATCTTGAAAAGTATAATAAACTTCGAGAAGCATTTTATCCAACTTACTATAACCAACCATATTATGGTTTCTCGTCGAGTTCGATCATGCAAGAAGTCTAG